One stretch of Variovorax sp. 54 DNA includes these proteins:
- a CDS encoding amidase: protein MNDLHATRLTLLAGDSDARTEMERAIALSESPACAHVFTRTMFDEARVAAAASAPESHLAGLAFTSKDLFDVAGQPTPAGSAVLSHAPAAPTDSLAVARLRAAGGVLTGRTNMTEFAFSGVGVNPHHGTPANVSDTATPRIPGGSSSGAAISVASGAAFIGLGSDTGGSIRIPAALNGIVGFKNTARLTPADGALPLSTTLDTVCAMTRSVRDAITAHEILSARPVTPGSVPLSGYRLAVVKNVFLDDVEPAVATAFERTLATLRATGAHIQEIDLPELADLQTINATGGFSAAESYAWHRLLLERSGAGYDPRVAQRILRGAGMKAHEYIDLIHARRDWIARVEKALASFDAVLSPTVPITAPPIASVAPGAERDDEFFRVNALLLRNPSIVNMLDGCAISLPCHVADELPVGLMLWHGAMHDDAVLAVALQAERVLQK from the coding sequence ATGAACGACCTTCACGCCACCCGTCTCACCCTTCTGGCTGGCGATTCCGATGCGCGCACCGAAATGGAGCGCGCCATCGCCCTCTCCGAATCCCCGGCCTGCGCCCACGTTTTCACCCGCACGATGTTCGACGAAGCGCGCGTGGCCGCCGCCGCATCGGCGCCCGAAAGCCACCTCGCCGGGCTCGCCTTCACCAGCAAGGACCTGTTCGATGTCGCCGGCCAGCCGACACCCGCCGGTTCGGCCGTTCTCTCGCATGCGCCGGCCGCCCCGACCGATTCGCTCGCCGTGGCGCGACTGCGCGCCGCCGGCGGCGTGCTGACCGGGCGCACCAACATGACGGAGTTCGCCTTTTCCGGCGTCGGCGTCAATCCGCACCACGGCACGCCAGCCAACGTGAGCGACACCGCCACGCCGCGCATTCCGGGCGGCTCATCGTCCGGCGCGGCGATCTCGGTGGCGAGCGGCGCGGCCTTCATCGGCCTGGGCTCCGACACAGGCGGCTCGATCCGCATTCCGGCCGCGCTGAACGGCATCGTCGGCTTCAAGAACACCGCCCGCCTCACGCCGGCCGACGGCGCCCTGCCGCTGTCGACCACGCTCGACACCGTCTGCGCCATGACCCGCTCGGTGCGAGACGCCATCACCGCGCACGAAATCCTTTCGGCGCGGCCGGTGACGCCCGGCTCGGTGCCGCTGTCGGGCTACCGGCTGGCCGTCGTGAAGAACGTCTTCCTCGACGACGTCGAGCCCGCCGTGGCCACAGCCTTCGAGCGCACCCTGGCCACCCTGCGCGCCACGGGCGCCCATATCCAGGAGATCGACCTGCCCGAGCTGGCCGATCTGCAGACCATCAATGCCACCGGTGGCTTCTCGGCGGCCGAGTCGTACGCCTGGCACCGGCTGCTGCTGGAGCGCAGCGGCGCTGGCTACGACCCGCGCGTGGCGCAGCGCATCCTGCGCGGCGCCGGCATGAAGGCGCACGAGTACATCGACCTGATCCACGCCCGCCGCGACTGGATCGCCCGCGTCGAAAAGGCGCTGGCGTCGTTCGACGCCGTGCTGTCGCCGACCGTGCCGATTACTGCGCCGCCGATCGCCAGCGTGGCACCGGGCGCCGAGCGCGACGACGAGTTCTTCCGCGTCAATGCGCTGCTGCTGCGCAACCCGTCGATCGTCAACATGCTCGACGGCTGCGCCATCTCGCTGCCCTGCCACGTCGCCGACGAACTGCCGGTCGGCCTGATGCTGTGGCACGGCGCGATGCACGACGACGCCGTGCTCGCGGTGGCGCTCCAGGCCGAACGCGTGCTACAGAAATAA
- a CDS encoding D-amino acid dehydrogenase: MKIAIVGAGIVGVTTAWELVSDGHEVTVFERRGAAAEEASFANAGVVAPGYVTPWAAPGMRGKVLRSLLSSHGAIKLRWPLSTRDLGWMSRWQKACKLETYLANRARMQRLAFYSRTRLHAVTEARELSYERSDGYLVLLRSKREKKLIQPGLEVLRSAGSVFREVDADEARLIEPALNPDTPLAGAIHLPEDEVANCRQFALLLKWEAEALGAQFHFNCDIAPLSRAAPTSLTLASGSDALQFDAIVVCAGLSSAALLRPLGLRIPLAPVYGHSVSAPVREPLNAPRSAVMDERYKVAISRLGQRVRVAGSAEIGGSPDAMSPAAIQTLYKVLHDWFPGAATLQSGIQQWKGARPMLPDGPPVLGASGIPGVWLNLGHGSSGWALSCGSARVLGDLIAGQDPGIDLEGLGIERLSL, from the coding sequence ATGAAAATCGCGATCGTGGGCGCCGGCATCGTCGGCGTCACCACCGCCTGGGAACTGGTTTCCGACGGCCATGAAGTGACCGTGTTCGAGCGCCGCGGCGCCGCCGCCGAGGAGGCCAGCTTCGCCAACGCCGGCGTGGTGGCCCCCGGCTACGTCACACCGTGGGCCGCACCGGGCATGCGCGGCAAGGTGCTGCGCTCGCTGCTGTCCTCGCACGGCGCCATCAAGCTGCGCTGGCCGCTGAGCACACGCGACCTCGGCTGGATGTCACGCTGGCAGAAGGCCTGCAAGCTCGAAACCTACCTGGCCAACCGCGCCCGCATGCAGCGGCTGGCCTTCTACAGCCGCACCCGGCTGCACGCGGTGACCGAAGCGCGCGAGCTGAGCTACGAACGCAGCGACGGCTACCTGGTGCTGCTGCGCTCCAAGCGCGAGAAAAAACTGATCCAGCCCGGCCTGGAAGTGCTGCGCTCGGCCGGCAGCGTGTTCCGCGAGGTCGACGCCGACGAGGCCCGCCTGATCGAGCCCGCGCTCAACCCCGACACCCCGCTGGCAGGCGCGATCCACCTGCCGGAAGACGAGGTCGCGAACTGCCGTCAGTTCGCGCTGCTGCTCAAGTGGGAGGCCGAGGCGCTGGGCGCGCAGTTTCATTTCAATTGCGACATCGCACCGCTGAGCCGCGCGGCCCCCACGTCGCTGACGCTCGCCAGTGGTTCGGACGCGCTGCAGTTCGACGCCATCGTGGTGTGCGCCGGCCTGTCGTCCGCCGCGCTTCTGCGTCCGCTGGGGCTGCGCATTCCGCTGGCGCCGGTCTACGGCCACTCGGTCAGCGCCCCGGTGCGCGAGCCGCTCAACGCGCCGCGCAGCGCAGTGATGGACGAGCGCTACAAGGTCGCGATCTCCCGCCTGGGCCAGCGCGTGCGCGTGGCCGGCAGCGCCGAGATCGGCGGCTCGCCCGACGCCATGAGCCCGGCCGCGATCCAGACGCTCTACAAGGTGCTGCACGACTGGTTTCCGGGCGCGGCCACGCTGCAATCGGGCATCCAGCAATGGAAAGGCGCCCGACCGATGCTGCCCGACGGCCCGCCGGTGCTGGGTGCCAGCGGCATCCCCGGCGTGTGGCTCAACCTGGGCCACGGGTCGAGCGGCTGGGCGCTGTCGTGCGGCAGCGCGCGCGTGCTCGGCGACCTGATCGCAGGACAAGACCCCGGCATCGACCTCGAAGGCCTGGGGATCGAACGCCTCAGTCTTTAG
- a CDS encoding NAD(P)H-hydrate dehydratase: MHRITSASAADLFDIAATRRIEQAAASALPAHTLMQGAGLAAARLAMALAPHARTIWIACGPGNNGGDGFEAAAQLRHRGFFPVVTFVGDESRLPPDAKASLQRARDAGVTFASEPPSSFELAVDALLGIGSTRPPSGTMAEWIARMHAGAQPVLSLDVPSGLGADTGTLPSGTDHPSQSVRATLTFLTLKPGLFTAQGRDAAGTVWFDDLGCSAFVQERPTARLAGTPDTRPRTHASHKGSYGDVAVIGGASGMAGAALLAGSAALHAGAGRVFVGLLDPRAAPVDTSQPELMLRDAHALDLAGMTVVCGCGGGDAVRELLPRVLSTAAAVLLDADALNAIAADSSLQTQLIARGQTGTPTVLTPHPLEAARLLGDTTGGVQANRLAAARALALRFGAVTVLKGSGTVIADAGDKPPAINPTGNARLATAGTGDVLAGMIGAALAMRQPAFEAACEAAWQHGHIADTWPADAAPLTAGALARRAPA; the protein is encoded by the coding sequence ATGCATCGCATCACGTCTGCAAGCGCCGCCGATCTGTTCGACATCGCCGCCACGCGCCGCATCGAGCAGGCAGCAGCCTCCGCCCTGCCCGCTCACACGCTGATGCAGGGCGCAGGCCTCGCGGCGGCACGGCTTGCGATGGCGCTTGCGCCGCACGCGCGAACGATCTGGATCGCGTGCGGCCCCGGGAACAACGGCGGCGACGGCTTTGAAGCTGCGGCGCAGTTGCGGCACCGGGGCTTCTTTCCGGTCGTCACTTTCGTGGGCGATGAAAGCCGGCTGCCGCCGGATGCCAAGGCATCGCTGCAACGTGCGCGCGATGCGGGCGTCACCTTCGCTTCGGAGCCACCGTCGAGCTTCGAACTGGCAGTGGATGCGCTGCTCGGCATCGGATCTACCCGCCCGCCCTCCGGCACGATGGCCGAATGGATTGCGCGGATGCATGCAGGCGCGCAGCCGGTGCTCAGTCTCGATGTGCCTTCCGGCCTTGGTGCAGACACCGGCACGCTGCCTTCCGGCACCGATCACCCATCGCAATCGGTCCGCGCCACCCTCACCTTCCTCACGCTGAAGCCCGGCCTGTTCACGGCCCAAGGCCGCGATGCGGCCGGCACGGTGTGGTTCGATGACCTGGGCTGCAGTGCTTTCGTCCAGGAGCGACCGACAGCCCGCCTTGCAGGCACGCCCGATACCCGGCCGCGCACCCACGCCTCGCACAAGGGAAGCTACGGCGATGTCGCGGTGATCGGTGGCGCTTCAGGCATGGCCGGCGCCGCGCTGCTGGCCGGCTCGGCGGCCCTCCATGCGGGCGCGGGACGCGTGTTCGTCGGATTGCTCGATCCCCGCGCAGCGCCGGTCGACACGTCGCAGCCCGAGTTGATGCTGCGCGACGCCCATGCGCTGGACCTCGCGGGCATGACGGTCGTGTGCGGCTGCGGTGGCGGCGATGCCGTGCGCGAGCTGCTGCCGCGCGTGCTGTCGACGGCCGCTGCAGTGCTGCTCGACGCCGATGCGCTCAACGCCATCGCCGCCGACTCGTCGCTTCAAACGCAACTGATCGCGAGAGGCCAGACTGGCACCCCCACCGTGCTCACGCCGCATCCATTGGAAGCCGCGCGCCTGCTCGGCGACACGACGGGCGGTGTGCAGGCCAACCGCCTGGCTGCAGCCCGCGCGCTGGCGTTGCGCTTCGGTGCGGTGACGGTGCTCAAAGGTTCGGGAACGGTGATTGCCGATGCGGGCGACAAGCCGCCGGCCATCAACCCGACCGGCAATGCCCGCCTTGCCACCGCAGGCACAGGCGATGTACTCGCCGGCATGATCGGCGCGGCGCTCGCGATGCGTCAGCCCGCATTCGAGGCGGCCTGCGAAGCCGCCTGGCAGCACGGCCACATCGCCGACACATGGCCGGCCGATGCGGCGCCGCTCACGGCAGGCGCATTGGCGCGCCGCGCGCCCGCCTGA